In a genomic window of Primulina huaijiensis isolate GDHJ02 chromosome 10, ASM1229523v2, whole genome shotgun sequence:
- the LOC140986468 gene encoding uncharacterized protein isoform X2 produces MGDTACVMRGCSYDSAIHNESKQGNGHMEVLGDSVSFGRFMNEPLSWEKWSTFSHKKYVEEAESYSKPGSVAQKKAFFEAHYKRKAAQKAAAEQESAANESTGTVVEGQDSANKINGSQRISLKLEPLLVVDEKMNMVKIPDHEINDGVENGKATSLLSVAEDAKDQKQAEIIWTKYSLETPKKKNQRKKKFFSKYLCNLYGLFPTKEPDNEPHSATVKTGMIGIAPGSLATAQEGEAPLKTPGTIDGVSKNPASTPPKNRRKKTPTSSAPRSKTTHRKWLIFSSVPKSSRNHRSQTSSK; encoded by the exons ATGGGGGATACAGCCTGTGTTATGCGTGGATGCTCTTATGATTCTGCCATACACAACGAGTCCAAACAG GGGAACGGCCACATGGAAGTTCTTGGTGATTCGGTGTCATTTGGGAGGTTTATGAACGAGCCCTTGTCTTGGGAGAAATGGTCAACCTTCTCGCACAAGAAGTACGTGGAGGAGGCCGAGAGTTACTCGAAACCGGGATCGGTGGCGCAGAAGAAAGCTTTCTTTGAGGCTCATTAcaaaagaaaagcagctcagaaggCGGCAGCTGAGCAAGAGAGTGCTGCAAACGAATCTACTGGAACAGTGGTGGAAGGCCAAGATAGCGCTAATAAAATTAATGGTTCACAAAGAATTAGCTTGAAATTGGAGCCCCTTTTGGTTGTTGATGAGAAAATGAACATGGTCAAAATCCCAGATCATGAAATAAATGATGGTGTGGAGAATGGAAAGGCCACTAGTTTACTTTCTGTGGCAGAAGATGCTAAGGATCAGAAACAGGCTGAAATCATATGGACTAAGTACTCTCTGGAGACTccgaaaaagaaaaatcaacgcAAGAAGAAGTTCTTCTCCAAGTACTTGTGCAATTTGTATGGTTTATTTCCTACCAAAGAACCCGACAATGAGCCTCATTCTGCTACCGTAAAAACGGGAATGATCGGAATTGCTCCTGGTTCTTTGGCAACAGCACAAGAAGGCGAAGCTCCTCTAAAGACTCCG GGAACCATTGACGGGGTCTCAAAAAATCCTGCTTCTACCCCTCCAAAGAACAGAAG AAAGAAAACGCCAACCAGTTCAGCTCCTAGATCCAAAACAACTCACCGTAAATGGCTCATTTTCTCTTCAGT CCCCAAGTCATCAAGAAATCATCGGTCACAAACTTCATCCAAATGA
- the LOC140986468 gene encoding uncharacterized protein isoform X1, with amino-acid sequence MGDTACVMRGCSYDSAIHNESKQGNGHMEVLGDSVSFGRFMNEPLSWEKWSTFSHKKYVEEAESYSKPGSVAQKKAFFEAHYKRKAAQKAAAEQESAANESTGTVVEGQDSANKINGSQRISLKLEPLLVVDEKMNMVKIPDHEINDGVENGKATSLLSVAEDAKDQKQAEIIWTKYSLETPKKKNQRKKKFFSKYLCNLYGLFPTKEPDNEPHSATVKTGMIGIAPGSLATAQEGEAPLKTPVVGTIDGVSKNPASTPPKNRRKKTPTSSAPRSKTTHRKWLIFSSVPKSSRNHRSQTSSK; translated from the exons ATGGGGGATACAGCCTGTGTTATGCGTGGATGCTCTTATGATTCTGCCATACACAACGAGTCCAAACAG GGGAACGGCCACATGGAAGTTCTTGGTGATTCGGTGTCATTTGGGAGGTTTATGAACGAGCCCTTGTCTTGGGAGAAATGGTCAACCTTCTCGCACAAGAAGTACGTGGAGGAGGCCGAGAGTTACTCGAAACCGGGATCGGTGGCGCAGAAGAAAGCTTTCTTTGAGGCTCATTAcaaaagaaaagcagctcagaaggCGGCAGCTGAGCAAGAGAGTGCTGCAAACGAATCTACTGGAACAGTGGTGGAAGGCCAAGATAGCGCTAATAAAATTAATGGTTCACAAAGAATTAGCTTGAAATTGGAGCCCCTTTTGGTTGTTGATGAGAAAATGAACATGGTCAAAATCCCAGATCATGAAATAAATGATGGTGTGGAGAATGGAAAGGCCACTAGTTTACTTTCTGTGGCAGAAGATGCTAAGGATCAGAAACAGGCTGAAATCATATGGACTAAGTACTCTCTGGAGACTccgaaaaagaaaaatcaacgcAAGAAGAAGTTCTTCTCCAAGTACTTGTGCAATTTGTATGGTTTATTTCCTACCAAAGAACCCGACAATGAGCCTCATTCTGCTACCGTAAAAACGGGAATGATCGGAATTGCTCCTGGTTCTTTGGCAACAGCACAAGAAGGCGAAGCTCCTCTAAAGACTCCGGTAGTG GGAACCATTGACGGGGTCTCAAAAAATCCTGCTTCTACCCCTCCAAAGAACAGAAG AAAGAAAACGCCAACCAGTTCAGCTCCTAGATCCAAAACAACTCACCGTAAATGGCTCATTTTCTCTTCAGT CCCCAAGTCATCAAGAAATCATCGGTCACAAACTTCATCCAAATGA